A stretch of DNA from Rhodococcus sp. NBC_00297:
GGGCCGGTCGGCGCCCGGATTCCCGCTGCTCGTCCTGCAGGCGACGCACGATCAGATCGTCGCCGTGGACGACGTCGACGGGCAGGTGACGCGCTATCGAGACGCGGGTGCCGAGGTCGAGTACGTCCGCGATCGCACGAGCGAGCACATCACGCTGCTGCCGCTGTCGGTCCCGCTGACGCTGCGATGGCTCGACGACCGGTTCGCCGGGCGCCGACCGGGACTCGCGGCCACCAGGACCGTCTTCTCGGTGGCGGCGTCGTGGCGCAGCGCCGCGGGTTATCTGGCCATGGCAGGCTCGGCGGCGAGAGCGCTGACCGGGCTCCCCATCTCCGTCCGCCGCACCCGACGCTGAGACGACACCACCCCCGCACCGAGGACTCGGTGCGGGGGTGGTGTGGTGTTCAGGAGCGAGATCAGGCCAGTTCGAAGCGATCCAGCATCATGACCTTGTCCCACGCGGCGACGAAGTCCTGGACGAACTTGTCCTTCGCGTCGTCGCAGGCGTACACCTCGGCGATGGCACGGAGTTCGGAATTCGAGCCGAACACCAGGTCGTTACGGGTGCCGGTCCACTTCGTCTGACCGGTGGCAGCATCCTTGGCCTCGTAGATGCCGTCCTCGGAGGTGGGAACCCACTCGGTGCCCATGTCGAGGAGGTTCACGAAGAAGTCGTTGGACAGTGTGCCGACCTTGTCGGTCAGAACGCCGTGCGACGAGTTCTGGTAGTTGGCGCCGAGAACACGCAGACCACCGACGAGGACGGTCAGCTCGGGTGCGCTGAGCGACAACAGGTTCGCCCGGTCGACGAGGGAGTACTCCGCCGGCAGCTTCTGGCCCTTGCCGAGGAAGTTACGGAAGCCGTCGGCCTTCAGCTCGAGGTCCGAGAACGAATCGACGTCCGTCTGCTCCTGCGTGGTGTCCATGCGGCCCGGGGTGAACGGAACGCTGACGCCAGATGCCTTCTCGAGTGCCGCGACGCCGCCGAGGACGACGAGGTCGGCGAACGAGACCGTTCCGGAGAACGACTCCTGGATGCCCTCGAGCACGCGGATGACCTGTGCCAACTCGTCAGGCTCGTTGACCTCCCAGCCCGCCTGCGGCTGCAGGCGCAGGCGACCGCCGTTGGCGCCGCCGCGCTTGTCGCTGACGCGGAAGGACGATGCTGCGGCCCACGCGGTCGAGATGAGCTGCTCGGTGCTCAGTCCGGAATCGAGGATGGTGGACTTGAGCTCGGCGATCTGTGCATCGTCGATCAGTTCGTGGTCGACGGCCGGGATCGGGTCCTGCCACAGCAGGGTCTCCGACGGCACCTCGGGTCCGAGGTACCGGCTGACCGGTCCCATGTCGCGGTGGGTGAGCTTGAACCACGCCTTCTGGAACTCTTCTGCGAGCTCCTCGGGGTGGTCGAGCCAGCGACGGGTGATCTGTTCGTAGATCGGGTCGACGCGCATCGCGATGTCCGAGGTCAGCATCGACGGATGGCGACGCTTCGTCGGGTCGGCGGGGTCGGGAACCAGGTCCGCACCCTCACCGTTCTTCGGACGCCACTGGTGTGCGCCGCCGGGGCTCTTGTAGAGCTCCCACTCGAAGCCGTAAAGCGTCTCGAGGAAGGTGTTGTCCCACTGCGTCGGGGTCGGGGTCCAGATGACCTCGAGGCCACTCGTGATCGCGTCTGCGCCGACACCGCTCTGGAAGCTGTTCTTCCAGCCCAGGCCCATCTGCTCGATCGGGGCGCCCTCGGGCTCGGCTCCGATGTGCGCATCGGGGTCGGCCGCACCGTGGGTCTTGCCGAAGGTGTGTCCGCCGACGGCCAGTGCTGCGGTCTCGACGTCGTTCATGGCCATGCGACCGAAGGTCTCGCGGATGTCCAGTGCGGACTGCACGGGATCCGGGTTGCCGTTCGGGCCTTCGGGATTGACGTAGATCAGGCCCATCTGCACGGCGGCCAGCGGGTTCTCGAGGCTCGTGCGATCACCGTCGTAGCGCTCGTCGCCCAGCCAGGTCTGCTCGGGGCCCCAGTAGACGTCCTCGTCCGGCTCCCAGGCGTCGACGCGACCGCCGGCGTAGCCGTAGGTGGGCAGTCCCATGGACTCGATGGCGACGTTGCCGGTCAGGACGATGAGGTCGGCCCAGGAGAGCTTGCGGCCGTACTTCTGCTTCACGGGCCAGATCAGGCGACGGGCCTTGTCCAGGCTCGCGTTGTCCGGCCAGCTGTTCAGCGGTGCGAAGCGCTGCATGCCGGCTCCGGCTCCGCCGCGTCCGTCCTGCTTGCGGTACGTGCCGGCTGCGTGCCACGCCATACGGATGAAGAAGGGGCCGTAGTGGCCGAAGTCCGCGGGCCACCACGGCTGCGAGTTCGTCATGACCGCTTCGATGTCGCGCTTGACCTCGGCGAGATCGAGCGAGTTGAACTCGGCCGCGTAGTCGTAGTCCGCGCCCATCGGATCGCCGACGGCGGGGTTCTTCTTCAGGATCTTGAGGTTCAGTGCCTTGGGCCACCACTCGTGGTTGGTGCCACCCTCGACCGGCATCGGCATCTTGTCGTGCATGACAGGGCAGCCGCCGGACGCGTCCTGCGGCTGGTCCTGGTTCATCTCTTTTTCGCGTGTTGTGTGGTCCTCGGACACGAGTTTCCCTCCAAGAGAAGATGAATGAACTGATTTCGCGGCGCCTTCGCGCCTCGACATCAGGGGCTGACGCTGGTGGAGCAGTTCTCGCACAGGCCCCAGTAGATGACCTCTGCCTCGTCGACGACGAAACCATGGGCCTCCGACGGAGTGAGGCACGGAGCCTCGCCGACGGCGCATTCCACGTCGGCGATGGTGCCGCACGCGCGGCACACGACATGGTGGTGATTGTCGCCGATTCTGCTCTCGTACCGCGAGACCGAGCCGGACGGCTGGATGCGCCGTACCAGTCCCGCGGTGGTGAGAGCGTGGAGCACGTCGTACACGGCCTGGCGGGAGACGTCGGGCAGGGTGGCCCGAACGGCTCCGTAGACGGTGTCGGTGTCGGCGTGCGGATGTTCGTGCACCGCGTCGAGCACCGCCAGACGGGGGCGGGTGACTCGGAGCGCGGCACCACGCAGCATCTCCGGGTAGTTCGACGATGGGCTCACGTCGAACAGTATGCACGACTTTTCTGGAATGAGTCAGGAAACGGGGCGCGAACACGGGTCGAACGGCGTGTCGTCCGGCCCCCGCGGGGGCATGATGCGAGGCGACATCCATCGCTCGCAGGGGGTACGAAGATGACCGCGTTCCAGACCGTCGCCAACGCCGCGAACCAGGTCGTTCGACCGCTGATGCGACTGCCCGTGTTGTCCGCCGTTCTCGGGCGTGGCCTGGCCACCATCACCTATACCGGTCGACGGTCGGGCCGTGCGATCTCGCTGCCCGTCTCCTACCGGCGATCGGGCGAGACGGTGACCGTGATGGTCGCAGCGCCGAGTCAGAAGGCATGGTGGCGCAACTTCCATCCCGATCCCGCCCCGGTGACCGTCGACATCGCGGGGGACCAGCATCGGGGGAGCGCACAGGCGGTGGTCTCCGACAAGGGGGGCGTGCGTGTCGTGATCACCCTCGACAGCTGATTTTCGGAGTACGACGAGCTGCTGGGTCGCGCGGGTCATCGCCACGTAGCGATCGACGGCGCTGTCCGCACTCGACCGGTCGACGAGATCGAACCCGAGGCCCTTCGCCGATCGTGCGCTCGACGATCGGATCCTCGCGGTGTCCGGTAGAGACGGCATCCCGATGACGCAGGCCACACCCTCACTCGTCGCGGCCCGCTCGTCCAGCACCGCCGCCAGGTCGTCGACGTCGGCGTGCCGGACGCCCACGCCGGTGGTGCGCACCGAGCGTGGCACGAGCGCGGCGCGCGCGCATCGCCGTCGCCCGTGGATCGCCGAGGCGGCGACGAGCGACATCGAGGACCGGGAGATCTGCTGTGGTCCAGGGGGACCCGACGTTCCTGCGGACCGCCGCCCTGTCATCGTCGTCGAGCCAGGGTGCGCAGTGGCGTAGGTACGCCGGCACAGTCGGCGCATCGTTGTGCGGAGTCTCCGCCTGCGGTGCCGCAGTGCCGCGTCGATTCCGGCGAGGTTCCCCTCATCGCCGATCGTCGCGTGCCTCGGCCAACCGCCTGATCGCGGACGGCCCCACTCCGTGTAGCGCGGACAAAGTCGCGAGGTTCGCCGGGAGGTCGTGCACCGTGCGATACCCCGCGTCGATCAACGCACCGGTCGCCGGCCGGCCGATGCGGACACCGTCGAACAGCGGTCCGCGGTCGACCGGCACGTCCCTCGTCATGCTGGTCAGCTGACGCCGAGGACCTTGATCGCGAAGATCAGAGAGTCGCCCTGCTGGATGCCGGCGCGCGGCTGACCGTTGGGGTAACCGTCCGCGGACGTCACGGCGACGCCGATGGTGGAGCCGACGGTCTGACCCGCAATGGCCTTCTGGAAGCCCGCCACGACGCCGTCGAGCGGGAACTCGACCGGGGCACCGCGCTGGTAGCTGCTGTCGAAGGTGGACCCGTCCCGACCGTTGACGCCCATGTAGCAGACGGAGACCGTCGCATCAGGAGCCACGACGGGGCCGTCGCCGGCCTGCAGGGTCTGCACCTGTGTCTCCGCGACGCTGAAGGGGGCCTCGACGGTCACCAGGGGAGCGGCGTCGTCGGTGGATCCGGTCACCGCGATGCTGCCGGTGTCACCGTCGAGGTCCCACTCGGCCGCGGCACCGGACTCGGGCGCCGCGGTGGGGCACGACTCGGCAGCTGCGGTCGA
This window harbors:
- the katG gene encoding catalase/peroxidase HPI, giving the protein MNQDQPQDASGGCPVMHDKMPMPVEGGTNHEWWPKALNLKILKKNPAVGDPMGADYDYAAEFNSLDLAEVKRDIEAVMTNSQPWWPADFGHYGPFFIRMAWHAAGTYRKQDGRGGAGAGMQRFAPLNSWPDNASLDKARRLIWPVKQKYGRKLSWADLIVLTGNVAIESMGLPTYGYAGGRVDAWEPDEDVYWGPEQTWLGDERYDGDRTSLENPLAAVQMGLIYVNPEGPNGNPDPVQSALDIRETFGRMAMNDVETAALAVGGHTFGKTHGAADPDAHIGAEPEGAPIEQMGLGWKNSFQSGVGADAITSGLEVIWTPTPTQWDNTFLETLYGFEWELYKSPGGAHQWRPKNGEGADLVPDPADPTKRRHPSMLTSDIAMRVDPIYEQITRRWLDHPEELAEEFQKAWFKLTHRDMGPVSRYLGPEVPSETLLWQDPIPAVDHELIDDAQIAELKSTILDSGLSTEQLISTAWAAASSFRVSDKRGGANGGRLRLQPQAGWEVNEPDELAQVIRVLEGIQESFSGTVSFADLVVLGGVAALEKASGVSVPFTPGRMDTTQEQTDVDSFSDLELKADGFRNFLGKGQKLPAEYSLVDRANLLSLSAPELTVLVGGLRVLGANYQNSSHGVLTDKVGTLSNDFFVNLLDMGTEWVPTSEDGIYEAKDAATGQTKWTGTRNDLVFGSNSELRAIAEVYACDDAKDKFVQDFVAAWDKVMMLDRFELA
- a CDS encoding Fur family transcriptional regulator, with the translated sequence MLRGAALRVTRPRLAVLDAVHEHPHADTDTVYGAVRATLPDVSRQAVYDVLHALTTAGLVRRIQPSGSVSRYESRIGDNHHHVVCRACGTIADVECAVGEAPCLTPSEAHGFVVDEAEVIYWGLCENCSTSVSP
- a CDS encoding nitroreductase/quinone reductase family protein, which produces MTAFQTVANAANQVVRPLMRLPVLSAVLGRGLATITYTGRRSGRAISLPVSYRRSGETVTVMVAAPSQKAWWRNFHPDPAPVTVDIAGDQHRGSAQAVVSDKGGVRVVITLDS
- a CDS encoding FKBP-type peptidyl-prolyl cis-trans isomerase → MSGVNSSRTFGVLLASSASLVLVLSGCSSDNDTPSAATSSSAASSSAGSSSTAAAESCPTAAPESGAAAEWDLDGDTGSIAVTGSTDDAAPLVTVEAPFSVAETQVQTLQAGDGPVVAPDATVSVCYMGVNGRDGSTFDSSYQRGAPVEFPLDGVVAGFQKAIAGQTVGSTIGVAVTSADGYPNGQPRAGIQQGDSLIFAIKVLGVS